The Triticum aestivum cultivar Chinese Spring chromosome 5A, IWGSC CS RefSeq v2.1, whole genome shotgun sequence genomic sequence AAAGGATGTGCAGAACCCAGTAAAACAGCTGATGGTAGGGCACTTTCGATAAATAATACTAAGGCTACTCTGTATTATTTAGATAGTTAGATATCTCCTAACATGAAGTCTTACCGTGCAGGATCTTTAGTTAGTTCTCTCAGAAAACTAATCATGGGCAGTGAATCATATGGTTCAAGGCCCAGTATGACCATCGATGTTTGCAGTGATCGCCAAGTTCAACTTGTTTTGGAGGTGTGGTTTCTCTACTTTACATTTCATGTTTTTTCCCAAATTCTTTTTGTCATTTTCTTAACACTATTAGACTCTTTTTTTTACGAATGTGACACTATTAGACTCCTCCAAGGAAAAACATAATATATTCACTTTCTCACGCTCTTTAGTATTTTTACTGTTGTTTTGGCTACAAGAGCTAGGTGTTGTGATAAAGAACTGACAAATGTGGAATAGATGACATGCTTTTAGCAGGGTCTGATTTGTATGTGCTCACCCGTAGGGCGCAATCTGTATAAAATTTAACTCCAAATCATTGATGATGTTGAGCTATACTGCAGACAGTAAATGGTACCTCTGGTGATCTTGTACCTCTTGTTGTTCCGGATAAAGGTGGGGTGCCTAGGGCTGTGCGTGTGATCTTTACTAGTTCTGCAGAGGATAAAAATCTTCTCCTGGTTTGTATCCCTAAAACTTGGCAACACCATTTAAATGTAACTAAATGGCGTAATCTTAATCtggtttctttttttcttctttgggAACTCTTTTTTTTCAGATGGACATCCAAAAATTGGAAGATGAGCAGAATTTGAAGTTTCGCGGATTTCGGGAAGTTATTGATCTAGTAGCATCTTCAGAGAAACCAATCATATCATACAATTGCTTGAATGGTATGTTGATGCATCACTAATTTTTTATCGACCTGTCATTTCTAAAATAGTATAACTTATTTTTTTCTTCTCAGACCTAACAATGATGCACACACAATTTATTGCGCCTCTTCCGCCGAACCTGCATGAATTTATGTGTTCTTCGAGGCTGGTTTTCTCTAGTGTTGTTGATATTGGCCACTTGTGGCGAGAAATTAGCCCTTTGAGAAAAGCGAAGAATATACAAGCAGCTCTGAGTTACTTACAGAGACAGTACTTTGTGCCAATGGAAATAGAAATACCACTGCAAGGTACAGTTCCAGCTAACTTAATTAACACACCATGTTGCTAATAAACTATGGAGTTTCTCCTTGCTCATCATATTTTAGAAAATGGAGTATATTATTTGTAACTAGTAGTAGGTGTGAGCCTTAAATTGTTGCATACATCATTTTAATGCTTTCTTAGCGGCATTTTGAATTGAACTCCCGTTCTCTCTTTCTCGGTTTGCACAGATGGTACCAAGGGTGTCACAAAAAGTGGAGAAAATGTTCTGAGAATAACAAAATTATTTGCTAAGCTAAGCAAGTTACTTAAAATCACTCCCAATTGTCAATCTCAGTCTGGTGAGCAGCATTACACAGTTGAAGATCACCGTAACATTCTTTATCCCGGTTGCATGGTGGAAGAATCTGATGGTGTTGACTGCACTAATGAGCCAGATACCACAAGGACAGCGAGCACCCAGAGTGTTGTTTTCTTGTGGGGCTTTAGGGAGACATCTGCAGAAGAGCTGAGATCCCGCCTTGCAAGATTGCATCATGTCTTCTCAAAGGATTTTGATCTAAGATTGTTGGACAAGACATGCTCAGCTTTGATATTTCGTAGTTCTGATACTGCAAGTGAATTACTAAGAGACATAAGCTTGGAGAGTCCCTCACTAAATAATTTCTTCTCAGAAGGTCTGAAAGCTGCAGGTTTTGATGTCTACAGGAAGGCTTGCAGTTTAGGGCTTTGGGATTCAGATTTAGCTGAGGCCCTGGAGGGCGTTTCATTGGAGccagccacttcaacaatttctgAGCGTGGTAGCTCTGAGATATACTGGAATAGTTCATTGAAGCTGGATCTAAAGGAGTATCTGGAATGCTAGAACATCATGTAGCCTTCTGCTCAGGTAATCTTAAATTAGTGAGTGCACACCTCTAGATAGCATTCGTAGCAGGCAAGTAAAATCAAGAAAGGAAGGGGAAGCTTGCTTCTTTGAACTATTTCTCCCTGGACATAAGTTTCACTCTAGGTGAAATGTTATTTTGGTTTGCCtcagaaatcaccatgtgcatattTGAGCCGAGCATCTGGACCTGATCTACGAGTTAGCATTTCCTGGGATTTCAGTTAGTTTCCATCTTTCATCTCGCTGTGATGGTAACTTGACAAATCAGTGACACCTGAGGGTGGGTCTATGCAATAGGGTAGAATAACGGCATGGTTTCAGCCCAAATTTTTAGCCGGGCCTTGAAATTGTAGGTACATCCATTTCAAGGAGAATTATGTTCACTATTTTTTCATTACTAGTCTTTCTTAAAAAAAAGATACTGAAAGGGCATCTTATATATTATAATTATCAAGAAAGATAATAGCTAGTACAATGGAAAGACAATGAAAAATAAAGCGACCAGTAAAAAATAAAATTACATCAATGACTCTGTCTATCTCCTGACTTGCTGCTAAATTAGTTATCTTTTACATGTCAATCTGAACCGTTCATTGCTATTATTTGTTGTTGCTTAATCTAAGCCGTTCCCTTTCTTCTGCCTTAATAACAATTCCCTTATTTTAGAagatatatatatagatagatgTTATATTCCAGAGACAATTCATCTCTGTAGTTGTGTGGTATTCAGCTCTCACTTCCTAATCCGCTAAATCCAAGTTCCCTCCTGCCCAGCGATCCTGGCACACCCTACATACCCAAGCCGGAAAATGCTGACTCAACGCACAATGAGTGCCCCTTCCATAGCGATCATCTCAACGCATGGGCCACAAACGGAGTACCCCGACACGGAAACTAGACAGTCTCACTGCAGCCCACACACTCTTTGGGCCGTTGTGCTTAGGAGTTTACTCTTCATGGGAGTAGCCATTATCGTCACTCAAGTCCAGTACACTTCTTCATCTAGAGTCAATATCGCCGCTTCCGACCGGAATGTTTTTTTTTGTTGATAAAGAGAGCCCCCTctctgatttctattaacagaagcCACAGTGTCTTACAAACCACGAGGAACTAAAGCGAAACTGGCACACAGAACAGCAGCAAAAGACATGATGCGCAAACCCACATGGTGCAGAACTGGGCTATCCCCATCTGCCCATCAGGATCGCAGGGAACTGGGACTACGCCACCCTACACGCGGCCGGAATGGATGTGGATTGCTTTCCTCTTAGGCTGAGCAGATCAGCATCTTCTATTGCAGCTGAAGTGCTCACGCAAATCGAATCCGCTCCTCTTGTTGAAGGGGGATTCCCTCATCTTTCGCACCTTCTTCGCAGGAGAAGGTGCACTGCAGTTGCTGCCTCTTTTGCTTGGCTCGTTCCTTCTTTTCTTTCCCCTTTTCTGCTGTCCTTCTGCATTCTCAGTTTCCGTGCCTGCAAAAGTGGTTACGCCATCAGCTTAATCTTCTGTAAGAGATGGATATTTCATGTGCACAAACACACAGCATTGTACATGGGCATTACCACTACGTTCTGGAGAGGGAGCCATCAAGATTATAAGCAAGCAGACGATGTTTTAGTTCGAATGCTTCGTCCTCGTCATCTGTCACCGGTGCACTTGCCTATGAAATTTTTTATTAGTAAAGAGCAACATGTACTGCCTTAGTCCTCTATAACTTAAGAACTTTATCACTTGTGTTACTCTGTACCTTCTGAGATTTGACAAGAGTGTTCCAACGCTGTTCCTTGAGTAGTGCTGCTTTCTTCCGCACCTGTTCTTCAGCTTCAAATTTGGCATCAATCACCTGTATCAAAATCAGCAAGTGAGAAGCGGTGAAACACATTACATCAGGCAAAACATTTGAGAGAAACACTGCTTAATTACATCCAATTCCTTTTCAAGAGCAGCAAGGTCTCTCAGCCAAAGAGTCTCTGGAGTTGTTTTGCAGAGACTCTCAACTTTGTCCTCTAAATTCTTGTGCAGTGCGATGAGCTCCTGTATCTTCTCCGGAGTCAAGGTGCCATCTGTCATTGCGAAAAGATACTCATATTCACTCGCATTAACTCCTGCTGCAGCTTCATCTACTGCTGTAGCTCCTACAGCAACCGGCTCGGCCGTAATTTTTTCCTCTGGGAAAGGCTCATACCCCTTCTGCTTAAGCTCCAGGAATAGCTCTGCCCTCTTCCTGTTATTGACTATGATGTCCCCAGAAATAACAGCAAGAATAAACCTCACTTTGTTCTTAGGCATCAACAACTCTTTTCTGATATTATCTAACATTACTTCCTGCACAACATAAATCAGTTAATGTGGCAGTTTGCATTTCGACAACACCATCGCAAAGGAAAAGgttaacatgtactccctccgtcacaaatataagatattttgaatATTTCAATATGGAATACAtctaaaacgtgtctatatacatccgattcagaaaaatAGTTAAAACATCTTCTATTTGTGAACAGAGGAGTACCTTTCTTCTGCCATAGAATTTGAGCCTCAGTTTGAAGAAATCTTTAAGTACTGAAAAGGTAACACTATTTCAGATTCAAATCCACAAGAAGAGAAGGGGTTTGTAGTTGTGTCCATATTAGATAGAGATACTCACTGTCCTCTGGGGTGTCATATTTTCGAATCTTCCCATCCGAGTCAAGCAATTGCATGTTTGTTGTTTCTACTCTGCTTGTCAACTTGAATTTCTTCTCGAGGCCTTCTTGCTTAGCTATATTCATGTTTTGCTGACTCAAGATAACATCAAACTCCACatttgcatcatcatcatcacattgCGACGATATTCCCTATAAATTGGTTGCGGTCGAATAAAGTCAAATCATCTGAAACCCAGAGAAGGAACTATTTGTATGACTATTACCTACCTCTAGAAATGGTGGTTCCTTGTCCTCATCATGCCACCAAGGACACATGGATTCAAGGAACTCCTGGTAATTTGGCAGTCCAGCAGCGGATGGGAAGCTCCGTAATTTTAAGCATGGTGTCATCAACTTCCTC encodes the following:
- the LOC123102268 gene encoding poly(A)-specific ribonuclease PARN-like — encoded protein: MAAAASARQVTRRNFPEALRDLAAHVKECDYVAIAALKTGAPTGWRRALPVDTAETAYLKAKFASESFQPLHIAVCPFRLGSASGSDVVAYPYNFHLFPRDELQLGMPSYSFSCQSSYFSSMARDGFDFNMCIYDGISYLSRVQESLARQKTFTPHLQQPSPSASASVADSVFTTRIKSRIQHWRKGCAEPSKTADGSLVSSLRKLIMGSESYGSRPSMTIDVCSDRQVQLVLETVNGTSGDLVPLVVPDKGGVPRAVRVIFTSSAEDKNLLLMDIQKLEDEQNLKFRGFREVIDLVASSEKPIISYNCLNDLTMMHTQFIAPLPPNLHEFMCSSRLVFSSVVDIGHLWREISPLRKAKNIQAALSYLQRQYFVPMEIEIPLQDGTKGVTKSGENVLRITKLFAKLSKLLKITPNCQSQSGEQHYTVEDHRNILYPGCMVEESDGVDCTNEPDTTRTASTQSVVFLWGFRETSAEELRSRLARLHHVFSKDFDLRLLDKTCSALIFRSSDTASELLRDISLESPSLNNFFSEGLKAAGFDVYRKACSLGLWDSDLAEALEGVSLEPATSTISERGSSEIYWNSSLKLDLKEYLEC